The DNA segment TAAGAATCCTTGCGCCTGTGTTTCAGCAAATCGTTGCAGGCATTCCATCCAAGCTGCGAGAGTCTCCTATAGGAACCTGACCCTTCCAATAGGCGGACAACAGAGAGAATTGAGCATGATTCAGGCTGCCGCCGGACGAAACTGAGATTCTCCGGTGCCCTCAAATCGAACAAACTTCGCGAACGAGCGCAGTATCTTCGATTTCTACGCAGAGAACGCGAAAATCGCGGACTGCTTGGCGGAGAGGGCTGCAGGCCACAACGAATAGAAGACCCACGCGTTCCGCCCGATCGAACAGATCCGAACGGGACTGGCTCGAACCCCCGTACACGTAAACATGAGGCAAAGCAAATTTCGCTCGTTCGAGGGGACTTGCTCGAAATCGAAAAGGAAGGCTCGGGCGCCGCGGTTGCAGGCAAGCACGTCCCATCTACGCCCTATAACAACTGCGGGAATACGGGCGTCTGATGGAGCATGCGCTCGATAAGGCGGGCTCACAGTCTCATGCCGAGGTGCGGAATCGATGACGGGTTGGCGAAGCGCGAGCTGAAAAAGCTGCATGCGCTCGACTGGATCGAGCCGCAGCACACGGGACAGGTTGTCCAGGACGCCGGATGACACCCCGATCGGGCGTTTCTGCTCGAGCCACGTGTACCAGGTCGCACTGACACCGGCCAACTGCGTTACTTCCTCGCGTCGCAAGCCGGGTGTCCGCCGCCGACCGGTCACTGGCAGTCCGACCTCGGCGGGAGTGATGCGGCTTCGGTGGGCGCGGAGAAAATCGCACAATTCCTGGAGTCTAACTTCGTCCTTGGTCATCCCGTCTCCTGAATTGGACTTCCCATTTCGTCACTGAGACTGTCATCAATTATACCAGGATAAAGACTTCCTCTAGTACCGGGTTACTGATCACATATATTCCTTGACCAACGCAATCGCCAGCATCCCGCTGAGTACCTCAAAGACGCGGGGCCAGGCGACCGCGGGTTCAAAGACTTGGCGTAAGTCTGAAGGAGGAACGACTCATGGAGATTCTTACTTTGGTTCACCGCCGACTGGCGGGATTCATCATCGGGTTTGCGTGGCTCG comes from the Candidatus Binataceae bacterium genome and includes:
- a CDS encoding helix-turn-helix domain-containing protein, whose translation is MTKDEVRLQELCDFLRAHRSRITPAEVGLPVTGRRRTPGLRREEVTQLAGVSATWYTWLEQKRPIGVSSGVLDNLSRVLRLDPVERMQLFQLALRQPVIDSAPRHETVSPPYRAHAPSDARIPAVVIGRRWDVLACNRGARAFLFDFEQVPSNERNLLCLMFTCTGVRASPVRICSIGRNAWVFYSLWPAALSAKQSAIFAFSA